A genomic stretch from Amia ocellicauda isolate fAmiCal2 chromosome 23, fAmiCal2.hap1, whole genome shotgun sequence includes:
- the prr18 gene encoding proline-rich protein 18: protein MPFPPINLHQRLSSPGKELFRKKKPSAAIPPQSLEKDPDKAKFPSCWTSAHLKQLGRKAQPRIGLQTHRGAGDVGLECKTSWLSLPKPLGNSCDSMPVSSSVESATRKSSNHSSRSSLAKDEAEEEIRFSLSLTPEAILVLQKRNLEKQLLARQQKCALACASSDLRHRRVYPGKRAQGSKGHLPVAKLDTSDDIRTIVKISLLNDQYKYDDVEYEEEDYDVDETVVRKCKEWLEGVESAAAFGKVDKLSTLPHLNGC, encoded by the coding sequence ATGCCTTTCCCTCCCATCAACCTGCACCAGCGCCTCTCCTCCCCGGGGAAGGAGCTCTTCAGAAAGAAGAAGCCCAGCGCCGCCATCCCCCCGCAGTCTCTGGAGAAGGACCCGGACAAGGCGAAGTTTCCCTCCTGCTGGACCTCGGCGCATCTGAAGCAGCTGGGGCGCAAAGCACAGCCGCGGATCGGCCTCCAGACGCACCGAGGGGCCGGGGATGTGGGGCTGGAGTGCAAGACCTCCTGGCTGTCCTTGCCCAAACCCCTGGGCAACTCCTGCGACAGCATGCCCGTCTCCAGCTCCGTGGAGTCCGCCACCCGCAAGAGCAGCAACCATTCCTCCCGGAGTTCACTAGCCAAGGATGAGGCCGAGGAGGAGATCCGTTTCTCCCTGAGTCTCACCCCAGAGGCCATCCTGGTCCTCCAGAAGCGCAACTTGGAGAAGCAGTTGTTGGCCAGGCAGCAGAAGTGCGCCCTGGCGTGTGCGTCCTCGGACCTGCGGCACCGGCGCGTCTACCCGGGCAAACGGGCGCAGGGCTCCAAGGGTCACCTCCCCGTGGCCAAGCTGGACACCTCGGACGACATCAGGACGATCGTGAAGATCTCCCTTTTGAACGACCAGTACAAATACGACGACGTGGAGTACGAGGAGGAGGACTACGATGTGGACGAGACCGTGGTGAGGAAATGCAAAGAGTGGCTGGAGGGAGTGGAGAGCGCGGCCGCTTTTGGGAAAGTCGATAAACTGTCCACTTTGCCGCATCTGAACGGTTGCTGA